In a genomic window of Suricata suricatta isolate VVHF042 chromosome 12, meerkat_22Aug2017_6uvM2_HiC, whole genome shotgun sequence:
- the NDUFAF3 gene encoding NADH dehydrogenase [ubiquinone] 1 alpha subcomplex assembly factor 3 isoform X2 — translation MVASFALRGLCRARAALRCDPAELLWVPRRGHRLTPADDELYQRTHISLLQRESPQSMYIESYSSRGFMVNGNRVLGPCALLPHSVVQWNVGTHQDITEESFSLFWLLEPRIEIVVVGTGDRTERLQPQVLQAMRQRGIAVEVQDTPNACATFNFLCHEGRVTGAALIPPGGTVLTTLAHSAE, via the exons ATGGTCGCCTCGTTCGCCCTTCGCGGTTTGTGCCGAGCTCGAGCCGCCCTGCGCTGTGACCCCGCAGAGCTGCTGTG GGTCCCAAGGCGAGGGCATCGGCTCACGCCGGCGGACGATGAGCTGTATCAGCGAACGCACATCTCTCTGCTGCAACGCGAGTCCCCGCAATCCATGTATATCGAGAGCTACAGCAGCCGCGGCTTCATGGTCAACGGAAATCGTGTGCTTGGGCCCTGCGCGCTGCTTCCGCACTCGGTGGTGCAGTGGAAC GTAGGAACTCACCAGGACATCACCGAAGaaagcttctctctcttctggttGCTGGAGCCACGGATAG AGATCGTTGTGGTGGGCACCGGAGACCGGACTGAACGGCTGCAACCCCAGGTGCTGCAAGCCATGAGGCAGCGGGGCATCGCCGTGGAAGTGCAGGACACG CCCAATGCCTGTGCCACTTTCAACTTCCTGTGTCATGAAGGCCGAGTGACAGGAGCTGCCCTTATCCCACCTGGAGGGACTGTGCTCACAACTCTGGCACACTCTGCAGAATGA
- the DALRD3 gene encoding DALR anticodon-binding domain-containing protein 3 isoform X1, producing MPTFLQQLRVDWPAASETAATEALRSRALAELNPARNRGALPTGVLGTVCLKELVQERGRAAGYDPNLDKCLVTEDLLSVLAELQNAVRCWPGGSSPSLAEAPDANADSCIVVHVVSCEEEFQQQKVDLLWRKLDGQAPLTQKHLVCGPVKMAGAPGTLTAPEYYELRHAQVCKASAVKHGRDLAQDPAWTEVFSILSVATIKFEMLSTAPQSQLLLALADSISTKGTKSGTFVMYNCARLATLFEGYKHSMEQGLYPTFPPVNSLDFSLLQDEGEWLLLFNGILPFPDLLSQTAALACTAPGLHATTRTEMMCKFLVQLSMDFSSYYNRIHILGEPRPHLFGQMFARLQLLQAVREVLHTGLATLGLPPLNYI from the exons ATGCCGACCTTCCTGCAGCAGCTGCGCGTGGACTGGCCCGCTGCCTCGGAGACAGCCGCCACCGAAGCCCTGAGGAGCCGCGCGCTTGCAGAGCTTAACCCTGCCCGGAACCGGGGAGCCCTCCCCACCGGCGTCCTGGGCACAGTGTGTCTGAAGGAGCTGGTGCAAGAACGGGGACGTGCGGCTGGCTATGACCCTAACCTGGACAAGTGTCTGG TGACTGAGGATCTACTCTCAGTGCTGGCCGAGCTGCAGAATGCTGTGCGCTGCTGGCCTGGGGGCAGCTCTCCGTCCCTG GCTGAGGCCCCAGATGCTAACGCAGACAGCTGCATAGTTGTGCACGTAGTGAGCTGTGAGGAGGAGTTCCAGCAACAAAAGGTGGACCTGCTTTGGCGGAAGCTGGATGGCCAGGCTCCTCTCACACAG AAACACCTGGTCTGTGGCCCAGTGAAAATGGCTGGTGCACCTGGCACCCTCACTGCCCCTGAGTACTACGA GCTCCGGCATGCCCAGGTGTGCAAGGCGTCAGCAGTGAAGCATGGCAGGGACCTGGCACAAG ACCCAGCTTGGACAGAGGTCTTCAGCATTCTCTCTGTGGCCACCATCAAGTTTGAGATGCTCAGCACAGCCCCGCAGAGTCAG CTTCTCCTGGCCCTGGCTGACAGCATTTCCACAAAGGGCACCAAGAGTGGCACCTTTGTCATGTATAACTGTGCCCGTCTTGCCACACTGTTTGAGGGGTACAAGCACAGCATGGAACAAGGTCTGTACCCCACTTTTCCACCTGTGAACAGTCTCGATTTCTCACTGCTACAGGATGAG gGTGAGTGGCTCCTGCTCTTCAATGGCATCCTCCCCTTCCCAGACCTGCTGAGCCAGACAGCAGCCCTGGCATGCACAGCTCCAGGGCTGCATGCGACTACTCGCACAGAGATG ATGTGCAAGTTCCTGGTGCAGCTCAGCATGGATTTCAGCTCCTACTATAACCGCATACACATCCTAGGA gagCCCCGACCACACCTGTTTGGTCAAATGTTTGCCCGTCTCCAGCTTCTGCAGGCCGTGCGTGAAGTGCTTCACACCGGCCTAGCCACGCTGGGCCTCCCTCCACTGAACTATATCTAA
- the NDUFAF3 gene encoding NADH dehydrogenase [ubiquinone] 1 alpha subcomplex assembly factor 3 isoform X3, which produces MPWPGVRDSTRVPRRGHRLTPADDELYQRTHISLLQRESPQSMYIESYSSRGFMVNGNRVLGPCALLPHSVVQWNVGTHQDITEESFSLFWLLEPRIEIVVVGTGDRTERLQPQVLQAMRQRGIAVEVQDTPNACATFNFLCHEGRVTGAALIPPGGTVLTTLAHSAE; this is translated from the exons ATGCCCTGGCCAGGTGTGCGGGACTCGACCAG GGTCCCAAGGCGAGGGCATCGGCTCACGCCGGCGGACGATGAGCTGTATCAGCGAACGCACATCTCTCTGCTGCAACGCGAGTCCCCGCAATCCATGTATATCGAGAGCTACAGCAGCCGCGGCTTCATGGTCAACGGAAATCGTGTGCTTGGGCCCTGCGCGCTGCTTCCGCACTCGGTGGTGCAGTGGAAC GTAGGAACTCACCAGGACATCACCGAAGaaagcttctctctcttctggttGCTGGAGCCACGGATAG AGATCGTTGTGGTGGGCACCGGAGACCGGACTGAACGGCTGCAACCCCAGGTGCTGCAAGCCATGAGGCAGCGGGGCATCGCCGTGGAAGTGCAGGACACG CCCAATGCCTGTGCCACTTTCAACTTCCTGTGTCATGAAGGCCGAGTGACAGGAGCTGCCCTTATCCCACCTGGAGGGACTGTGCTCACAACTCTGGCACACTCTGCAGAATGA
- the WDR6 gene encoding WD repeat-containing protein 6, translated as MEAHEDYIWPRATSELILLPVTGLECVGDRLLAGEGPDVMVYSLDFGGHLRMMKRVQNLLGHYLIHGFRVRPEPNGDLDSEAMVAVFGSKGLRVVKLSWGQGRFRELWRSGLWNMSDWIWDARWLEGNMALALGHNSVVLYDPVVGCILQEVPCTDRCTLSSACLIGDTWKELTIVAGAVSNQLLVWYPAAALIDNKPVAPDRRVSGHVGVIFSMSYLESKGLLATASEDRSVRIWKVGDLRVPGGRVQNIGHCFGHSARVWQVKLLENYLISAGEDCVCLVWSHEGEILQAFRGHQGRGIRALAAHERQAWVVTGGDDSGIRLWHLVGRGYPGSGVSALCFKSNSRPGTLKAVTLAGSWRLLAVTDTGVLYLYDFEVKCWEQLLEDKRFQSYCLLEAAPGPEGFGLCAMANGEGRVKVVPINTPTAAVDLTLFNGKVHSLSWALRGYEELLLLASGPGGVMACLEISAAPSGKAIFVKERCRYLLPPSKQRWHTCSAFLPSGDFLVCGDLRGSVLLYPSRPALLKDLGTGGKAGAVTGALEAGSGSGGDETEWGPVSTLPSLHGKQGVTSVTCHGGYIYTTGRDGAYYQLFVRGGQLQPVLRQKSCRGMNWVAGLRMMADGSMVILGFHANEFVVWSPRSHEKLHIVNCGGGHRSWAFSDTEAAMAFAYLKDGDVMVYRALGGCTRPHVILRESLHGREITCVKRVGTITLGPEFEMPSFMQPDHLEPGSEGPGLTDIVITCSEDTTVCVLALPTASGSAHPLTAVCNHISSVRALAVWGVGTPGGPQDPRPGLTAHVVSAGGRAEMHCFSILVTPDPSTPSRLACHVMHLSSHRLDEYWDRQRNRHRMIKVDPETRYMSLTVCELDKPGLGPLVAAACSDGAVRLFLLQDSGRRLQLLAETFHHKRCVLKIHSFTHEAPNQRRRLFLCSAATDGSLAFWDLTTVLDHGSTALEPPTDPGLPYRLGTPCLTLQAHSCGVNSLHTLPTREGHLVASGSEDGSLHVFVLAVEAPELEEAVGGAELVPQLHVLEEYSVPCAHAAHVTGLKILSPSLMVSASIDQRLTFWRLGHGEPIFMNSTVYHVPDVADMDCWPVSPEFGHRCALGGQGLEVYNWYD; from the exons GTGAGGGCCCGGATGTCATGGTGTACAGCCTCGATTTTGGTGGCCATCTGCGGATGATGAAGCGCGTCCAGAACCTGCTTGGCCACTATCTTATCCATGGGTTCCGGGTGCGACCAGAACCAAATGGAGACCTTGACTCAGAGGCTATGGTGGCTGTGTTTGGGAGCAAGGGACTTCGAGTTGTGAAACTTAGCTGGGGACAGGGCCGATTTCGGGAGCTCTGGCGCTCTGGACTGTGGAACATGTCTGACTGGATCTGGGATGCACGCTGGCTTGAGGGGAACATGGCCTTGGCCCTGGGCCATAACTCAGTAGTACTATACGACCCTGTGGTAGGGTGCATACTACAGGAGGTACCCTGCACAGACAGGTGCACCCTCTCCTCAGCCTGTCTGATCGGAGATACCTGGAAGGAGCTGACCATAGTGGCAGGTGCTGTTTCCAATCAGCTCCTTGTCTGGTACCCAGCAGCTGCTTTAATAGATAATAAGCCTGTGGCTCCTGACCGACGGGTCAGTGGGCATGTGGGTGTCATCTTCAGCATGTCGTACCTGGAAAGTAAGGGCTTGTTGGCCACAGCTTCAGAAGACCGAAGTGTCCGCATCTGGAAGGTGGGTGACCTGCGGGTGCCTGGGGGTCGGGTACAGAATATTGGGCACTGCTTTGGGCACAGTGCCCGTGTGTGGCAGGTCAAGCTCCTAGAGAATTACCTTATCAGTGCTGGAGAGGACTGTGTCTGCTTGGTATGGAGCCACGAAGGTGAGATCCTTCAGGCCTTTCGGGGCCACCAGGGTCGTGGCATCCGGGCTTTAGCTGCCCATGAGAGGCAGGCCTGGGTGGTCACTGGGGGCGATGACTCAGGCATCCGGCTGTGGCACCTGGTAGGGCGTGGGTACCCGGGTTCGGGGGTCTCGGCTCTCTGCTTCAAGTCCAATAGTAGGCCAGGTACCCTCAAGGCTGTGACGCTGGCTGGCTCATGGCGACTACTGGCAGTGACTGATACAGGGGTCCTGTACCTCTATGACTTTGAGGTCAAGTGCTGGGAGCAGCTGCTGGAGGATAAGCGCTTCCAGTCCTACTGCCTCCTGGAGGCAGCCCCTGGTCCTGAGGGTTTTGGATTGTGTGCCATGGCCAATGGAGAGGGTCGTGTCAAGGTTGTCCCCATCAACACTCCAACTGCAGCCGTGGACCTGACCCTGTTCAACGGGAAAGTGCATAGTCTGAGCTGGGCCTTGCGTGGCTACGAGGAGCTCCTGTTGCTGGCATCGGGCCCTGGTGGTGTGATGGCTTGCCTGGAAATCTCAGCTGCGCCCTCCGGCAAAGCCATCTTTGTAAAGGAACGTTGCCGGTACCTGCTGCCTCCAAGCAAGCAGAGATGGCACACGTGCAGTGCCTTCTTACCCTCTGGTGACTTCCTGGTATGCGGGGACCTCCGGGGCTCTGTGTTGCTGTACCCCTCCAGGCCAGCTCTGCTCAAGGATCTTGGTACTGGGGGCAAGGCCGGAGCTGTCACTGGAGCACTTGAAGCAGGTAGTGGCAGTGGTGGGGATGAAACTGAGTGGGGCCCTGTGTCCACCCTCCCTTCTCTGCATGGGAAGCAGGGTGTTACCTCGGTCACCTGCCATGGTGGCTACATATATACCACAGGGCGTGATGGCGCCTATTACCAGCTCTTTGTGCGAGGCGGCCAACTCCAGCCAGTCCTAAGGCAGAAGTCCTGTCGAGGCATGAACTGGGTGGCTGGGCTCCGGATGATGGCTGATGGGAGTATGGTCATCTTGGGTTTCCATGCCAATGAGTTTGTGGTGTGGAGTCCCCGGTCCCATGAAAAGCTGCACATCGTCAACTGTGGTGGAGGGCACCGCTCCTGGGCCTTCTCTGATACCGAGGCAGCTATGGCCTTTGCCTACCTCAAGGATGGAGATGTCATGGTGTACCGGGCACTGGGTGGCTGTACCAGGCCACACGTGATTCTCCGGGAGAGCCTGCATGGCCGTGAGATCACTTGTGTAAAGCGTGTGGGCACCATCACTCTGGGGCCTGAATTTGAGATGCCCAGCTTCATGCAGCCTGACCACCTGGAGCCTGGCAGCGAAGGTCCTGGCCTGACTGACATTGTTATCACATGCAGCGAGGACACCACTGTTTGTGTCCTGGCACTCCCCACAGCCAGTGGCTCAGCTCACCCACTTACAGCGGTTTGTAATCACATCTCCTCGGTGCGTGCTCTGGCTGTGTGGGGCGTTGGTACCCCAGGTGGCCCTCAGGATCCTCGGCCAGGCCTGACCGCTCATGTGGTGTCTGCGGGGGGCCGGGCTGAGATGCATTGCTTCAGCATCCTGGTCACCCCAGACCCCAGCACCCCAAGCCGCCTCGCCTGCCACGTCATGCACCTTTCGTCACACCGGCTAGATGAGTACTGGGACCGGCAGCGCAATCGGCACCGGATGATCAAGGTGGATCCAGAGACCAG GTATATGTCCCTTACTGTGTGTGAGCTTGACAAGCCTGGCCTTGGCCCCCTTGTGGCTGCAGCCTGCAGTGATGGAGCAGTGAG GCTCTTTCTTTTGCAGGACTCGGGGCGGCGGCTGCAGCTCCTGGCTGAAACCTTCCACCACAAGCGGTGTGTCCTTAAGATCCACTCTTTTACACATGAGGCACCCAACCAGCGGCG gAGGTTGTTCCTGTGCAGTGCAGCCACTGATGGTAGTCTGGCCTTCTGGGATCTCACTACCGTGCTGGACCACGGATCCACTGCCCTGGAGCCTCCAACGGACCCTGGGCTTCCCTACC GACTGGGCACCCCCTGCCTGACCCTCCAGGCTCATAGCTGTGGTGTCAACAGCTTGCACACCTTGCCCACACGTGAGGGCCATCTCGTGGCTAGTGGCAGTGAGGATGGCTCCCTCCATGTCTTTGTGCTGGCTGTGGAGGCACCAGAGCTGGAAGAGGCTGTAGGGGGTGCTGAGTTGGTGCCCCAGTTACATGTGCTAGAGGAATACTCTGTCCCCTGTGCACATGCTGCCCATGTGACAGGCCTCAAGATCCTAAGCCCAAGCCTTATGGTCTCAGCCTCCATTGACCAACGGCTAACCTTTTGGCGTCTGGGGCATGGTGAGCCCATCTTCATGAACAGCACCGTGTACCATGTCCCAGATGTGGCCGACATGGACTGCTGGCCTGTAAGCCCTGAGTTTGGCCACCGCTGTGCTCTTGGAGGCCAGGGGCTTGAGGTTTACAACTGGTATGACTGA
- the DALRD3 gene encoding DALR anticodon-binding domain-containing protein 3 isoform X2, translated as MATGRLGVGETLGALNTALGPGDPVWFKETRARHLRARDFLAPRPALQARFGDGQVPERVVRAVAGLQGPGVAPVLRCAPTPAGLALQLQRPAVFERVLGAVASYVAPAXSATLGQRGGGRKLGRGLRRVIELRGPPSLRRESVCLVPAVRDPHMPTFLQQLRVDWPAASETAATEALRSRALAELNPARNRGALPTGVLGTVCLKELVQERGRAAGYDPNLDKCLVTEDLLSVLAELQNAVRCWPGGSSPSLAEAPDANADSCIVVHVVSCEEEFQQQKVDLLWRKLDGQAPLTQKHLVCGPVKMAGAPGTLTAPEYYELRHAQVCKASAVKHGRDLAQDPAWTEVFSILSVATIKFEMLSTAPQSQLLLALADSISTKGTKSGTFVMYNCARLATLFEGYKHSMEQGLYPTFPPVNSLDFSLLQDEGEWLLLFNGILPFPDLLSQTAALACTAPGLHATTRTEMMCKFLVQLSMDFSSYYNRIHILGEPRPHLFGQMFARLQLLQAVREVLHTGLATLGLPPLNYI; from the exons ATGgcgacagggcgcctgggggtcgGAGAGACTCTAGGGGCCCTCAACACGGCCTTGGGGCCTGGCGACCCCGTGTGGTTCAAGGAGACGCGCGCCCGCCACCTGCGTGCCCGAGACTTCCTGGCGCCGCGGCCCGCATTACAAGCGCGCTTCGGGGACGGACAG GTGCCGGAACGTGTGGTCCGTGCAGTTGCCGGCCTGCAGGGCCCCGGCGTGGCCCCAGTGCTGCGCTGCGCGCCGACTCCCGCGGGACTGGCGCTCCAGCTGCAGCGGCCCGCCGTCTTCGAGCGCGTGCTCGGCGCTGTAGCCTCCTATGTCGCGCCCGCCN TGAGCGCTACGCTGGGCCAAAGAGGCGGGGGTAGGAAGCTGGGCCGGGGGCTGCGCCGGGTGATAGAGCTGAGAGGCCCGCCTTCGCTTCGTAGGGAGAGTGTGTGCCTGGTGCCCGCCGTGCGGGATCCGCACATGCCGACCTTCCTGCAGCAGCTGCGCGTGGACTGGCCCGCTGCCTCGGAGACAGCCGCCACCGAAGCCCTGAGGAGCCGCGCGCTTGCAGAGCTTAACCCTGCCCGGAACCGGGGAGCCCTCCCCACCGGCGTCCTGGGCACAGTGTGTCTGAAGGAGCTGGTGCAAGAACGGGGACGTGCGGCTGGCTATGACCCTAACCTGGACAAGTGTCTGG TGACTGAGGATCTACTCTCAGTGCTGGCCGAGCTGCAGAATGCTGTGCGCTGCTGGCCTGGGGGCAGCTCTCCGTCCCTG GCTGAGGCCCCAGATGCTAACGCAGACAGCTGCATAGTTGTGCACGTAGTGAGCTGTGAGGAGGAGTTCCAGCAACAAAAGGTGGACCTGCTTTGGCGGAAGCTGGATGGCCAGGCTCCTCTCACACAG AAACACCTGGTCTGTGGCCCAGTGAAAATGGCTGGTGCACCTGGCACCCTCACTGCCCCTGAGTACTACGA GCTCCGGCATGCCCAGGTGTGCAAGGCGTCAGCAGTGAAGCATGGCAGGGACCTGGCACAAG ACCCAGCTTGGACAGAGGTCTTCAGCATTCTCTCTGTGGCCACCATCAAGTTTGAGATGCTCAGCACAGCCCCGCAGAGTCAG CTTCTCCTGGCCCTGGCTGACAGCATTTCCACAAAGGGCACCAAGAGTGGCACCTTTGTCATGTATAACTGTGCCCGTCTTGCCACACTGTTTGAGGGGTACAAGCACAGCATGGAACAAGGTCTGTACCCCACTTTTCCACCTGTGAACAGTCTCGATTTCTCACTGCTACAGGATGAG gGTGAGTGGCTCCTGCTCTTCAATGGCATCCTCCCCTTCCCAGACCTGCTGAGCCAGACAGCAGCCCTGGCATGCACAGCTCCAGGGCTGCATGCGACTACTCGCACAGAGATG ATGTGCAAGTTCCTGGTGCAGCTCAGCATGGATTTCAGCTCCTACTATAACCGCATACACATCCTAGGA gagCCCCGACCACACCTGTTTGGTCAAATGTTTGCCCGTCTCCAGCTTCTGCAGGCCGTGCGTGAAGTGCTTCACACCGGCCTAGCCACGCTGGGCCTCCCTCCACTGAACTATATCTAA
- the NDUFAF3 gene encoding NADH dehydrogenase [ubiquinone] 1 alpha subcomplex assembly factor 3 isoform X1, whose protein sequence is MTAIGPPGIHCDRPPLCRTLLPPGPVGSRRVNIPLRPRHGGGAKMPETRAGASDSRASRPSDSAQDRGVGEFSGREESERRQGDAPQLSSSISGPVRPGGPQLNSYHHPTTASPSAWWGRRFGAILRPNQSATPPRAPEKPIHARPRPVRRAATTPTVARVTVGEGRDSQKSGGNLSWPLRPRNPTPQSLGLGPWMLAPCPGQVCGTRPADLRGALRDAGGAVSALRRTSPRLR, encoded by the exons ATGACGGCGATAGGACCCCCGGGAATCCACTGCGACCGTCCTCCGCTATGCCGAACCTTACTCCCGCCCGGCCCCGTGGGTAGCAGACGCGTCAACATTCCCTTGAGGCCACGACACGGTGGGGGCGCGAAGATGCCCGAAACCCGCGCGGGCGCCAGCGACTCTCGCGCCAGTAGGCCCTCTGATTCGGCTCAAGACCGGGGGGTCGGGGAATTCTCGGGCCGCGAGGAGAGTGAGCGACGACAGGGCGATGCTCCGCAGCTGTCTAGTTCAATATCTGGTCCCGTTCGGCCCGGTGGGCCCCAGCTGAACAGCTACCACCACCCTACCACGGCGTCCCCTTCCGCTTGGTGGGGCCGCAGATTTGGAGCCATTTTAAGGCCAAACCAATCAGCCACGCCCCCTCGCGCTCCCGAGAAGCCAATCCACGCGCGGCCACGCCCCGTAAGGCGCGCGGCGACGACGCCAACGGTCGCGCGGGTGACGGTTGGGGAGGGGCGTGATTCGCAGAAGAGCGGGGGAAACCTGAGCTGGCCGCTCCGCCCTCGGAACCCGACGCCCCAAAGCCTGGGATTAGGGCCTTGGATGCTGGCCCCATGCCCTGGCCAGGTGTGCGGGACTCGACCAG CCGACTTGCGCGGTGCCCTCCGGGACGCAGGGGGCGCTGTCAGCGCGCTTCGGAGAACTTCGCCACGACTCCGCTGA